From Micrococcus porci, one genomic window encodes:
- the secA gene encoding preprotein translocase subunit SecA has protein sequence MPSIIDRVLKISDNRVLKRMRGTVDAVNLLEDDFRALSDAELRAETDSFKKRLADGETLDLLLPEAFAAVREAAGRTLGQRHYDVQLLGGLALHQGNIAEMKTGEGKTLVATAPAYLNALTGKGVHVVTVNDFLASYQADLMGRVYRFLGMETGVIVSGQDPATRRAQYAADITYGTNNEFGFDFLRDNMAWSKEELVQRGHHFAIVDEVDSILIDEARTPLIISGPAQGDISRWYGEFARLVRSLERGTDYEVDEKKRTVGVLEPGIEKVEDHLGIANLYESQNTTLVQFLNNAVKAKELFKRDKDYVVLDGEVQIVDEHTGRVLAGRRYNEGLHQAIEAKEGVEVKPENQTLATVTLQNYFRGYEKLSGMTGTAETEAAEFTSTYGLGVVVIPPNREKQRVDRNDLVYKNEKVKFDAVVKDIAERHATGQPVLVGTTSVEKSEYLSTLLTKAGVRHEVLNAKNHAREAAIVAQAGRPGAVTVATNMAGRGTDIMLGGNAEFTAVARMQELGLDAAEDPEAYEARWPEVLEQAEAAVQDAREKVREAGGLYVLGTERHDSRRIDNQLRGRSGRQGDPGESRFYLSLTDDLMRNFNPGAAQRIMNSASIPDDMALEFKMVSSAIQNAQSQVEGRNAEQRKNVLKYDDVMNRQREAIYADRRAILEGDSLGERVRGFVEDAVGAVVDAATEEGAPVDWDLEKLWETLREVYPVGISPEDVLEQVGGRGRLKAADLKRELVSDALLAYDDREAQVGSEALREAERRVVLAMIGRHWQEHLYEMDYLKEGIGLRAMAQREPLVEYQREGFTMFQAMLAAIKEDSARTLFHAQIAAAPAPTQLPGVKDARAMTMVPQISVEGVETPRQPARLHLSGPSEDGEGVEEKDLAADGAQTPAGANRASRRAEARRRRRGED, from the coding sequence GTGCCTTCGATCATCGACCGCGTCCTGAAGATCTCGGACAACCGCGTGCTCAAGCGCATGCGCGGGACCGTGGACGCCGTGAACCTCCTCGAGGACGACTTCCGCGCCCTCTCCGACGCCGAGCTGCGCGCGGAGACGGACTCGTTCAAGAAGCGCCTGGCGGACGGGGAGACCCTGGACCTGCTCCTGCCCGAGGCGTTCGCCGCGGTCCGCGAGGCCGCCGGCCGCACCCTCGGCCAGCGCCACTACGACGTGCAGCTGCTCGGCGGCCTCGCGCTGCACCAGGGCAACATCGCGGAGATGAAGACCGGCGAGGGCAAGACCCTCGTCGCCACCGCCCCCGCCTACCTCAACGCCCTGACCGGCAAGGGCGTGCACGTGGTCACCGTGAACGACTTCCTCGCCTCCTACCAGGCCGACCTGATGGGCCGCGTCTACCGGTTCCTGGGCATGGAGACGGGCGTGATCGTGTCCGGCCAGGACCCGGCCACCCGCCGCGCGCAGTACGCCGCGGACATCACCTACGGCACGAACAACGAGTTCGGCTTCGACTTCCTCCGGGACAACATGGCCTGGTCGAAGGAGGAGCTCGTCCAGCGCGGACACCACTTCGCGATCGTCGACGAGGTGGACTCCATCCTGATCGACGAGGCCCGCACGCCGCTGATCATCTCCGGGCCCGCGCAGGGCGACATCAGCCGCTGGTACGGCGAGTTCGCCCGTCTCGTGCGCTCCCTCGAGCGGGGCACGGATTACGAGGTCGACGAGAAGAAGCGCACCGTCGGCGTCCTGGAGCCGGGCATCGAGAAGGTCGAGGACCACCTCGGCATCGCCAACCTCTACGAGTCCCAGAACACCACGCTCGTGCAGTTCCTCAACAACGCCGTGAAGGCCAAGGAACTGTTCAAGCGGGACAAGGACTACGTGGTCCTCGACGGCGAGGTCCAGATCGTCGACGAGCACACCGGCCGCGTGCTCGCCGGGCGCCGCTACAACGAGGGCCTGCACCAGGCGATCGAGGCCAAGGAGGGCGTCGAGGTCAAGCCGGAGAACCAGACGCTGGCCACCGTGACCCTGCAGAACTACTTCCGCGGCTACGAGAAGCTCTCCGGCATGACCGGCACCGCCGAGACCGAGGCCGCGGAGTTCACATCCACCTACGGCCTCGGCGTCGTGGTGATCCCCCCGAACAGGGAGAAGCAGCGCGTCGACCGCAACGACCTCGTCTACAAGAACGAGAAGGTCAAGTTCGACGCCGTGGTGAAGGACATCGCCGAGCGCCATGCCACGGGCCAGCCCGTGCTGGTGGGCACCACCTCCGTGGAGAAGTCCGAGTACCTCTCCACGCTGCTGACCAAGGCGGGCGTGCGCCACGAGGTACTCAACGCCAAGAACCACGCCCGCGAGGCGGCCATCGTCGCGCAGGCGGGCCGCCCCGGTGCGGTGACCGTGGCCACCAACATGGCCGGCCGCGGCACGGACATCATGCTCGGCGGGAATGCCGAGTTCACCGCCGTGGCGCGCATGCAGGAGCTGGGCCTCGACGCCGCGGAGGACCCCGAGGCCTACGAGGCCCGCTGGCCCGAGGTGCTCGAGCAGGCCGAGGCCGCCGTCCAGGACGCCCGGGAGAAGGTGCGCGAGGCCGGCGGCCTCTACGTGCTGGGCACCGAGCGCCACGACTCGCGCCGCATCGACAACCAGCTGCGCGGACGCTCCGGCCGCCAGGGCGACCCCGGCGAGTCCCGGTTCTACCTCTCCCTGACCGACGACCTGATGCGGAACTTCAACCCGGGCGCGGCCCAGCGGATCATGAACTCCGCCTCCATCCCGGACGACATGGCCCTGGAGTTCAAGATGGTCTCCTCCGCCATCCAGAACGCGCAGTCCCAGGTCGAGGGGCGCAACGCGGAGCAGCGCAAGAACGTCCTGAAGTACGACGACGTGATGAACCGCCAGCGCGAGGCCATCTACGCGGACCGCCGGGCGATCCTCGAGGGCGACAGCCTCGGCGAGCGTGTCCGCGGGTTCGTGGAGGACGCCGTGGGCGCCGTCGTCGATGCGGCCACCGAGGAGGGCGCGCCGGTCGACTGGGACCTCGAGAAGCTCTGGGAGACCCTGCGCGAGGTCTACCCGGTGGGCATCTCCCCGGAGGACGTCCTGGAGCAGGTCGGCGGCCGAGGGCGCCTGAAGGCGGCGGACCTGAAGCGCGAGCTGGTCTCCGACGCCCTGCTCGCCTACGACGACCGCGAGGCCCAGGTGGGCTCCGAGGCTCTGCGCGAGGCGGAGCGCCGCGTGGTGCTGGCCATGATCGGCCGCCACTGGCAGGAGCACCTCTACGAGATGGACTACCTCAAGGAGGGCATCGGTCTGCGGGCCATGGCCCAGCGCGAGCCGCTGGTCGAGTACCAGCGCGAGGGCTTCACGATGTTCCAGGCGATGCTCGCGGCCATCAAGGAGGACTCGGCCCGCACCCTGTTCCACGCGCAGATCGCCGCCGCTCCGGCCCCGACGCAGCTGCCCGGCGTCAAGGACGCGCGCGCGATGACGATGGTCCCCCAGATCTCCGTCGAGGGTGTGGAGACCCCGCGCCAGCCCGCGCGCCTGCACCTGTCCGGCCCCTCCGAGGACGGCGAGGGCGTCGAGGAGAAGGACCTCGCGGCCGACGGCGCTCAGACCCCCGCGGGCGCCAACCGGGCGTCCCGCCGGGCGGAGGCCCGCAGGCGCCGCCGCGGCGAGGACTGA
- a CDS encoding Rv3235 family protein: MTHSVRADRTMIRTSADRPAHRPAQEDPMTTLAPALAHGPTRPRPVSRTAPSRRDTESALLRGPARRMSAVPTGEDLVRRAEQEDDREELRRLRSLAAVVAVACVETEAGRRPVRDLAGWLAPETYEKMCRRVDLLERTGTRPPSGSAPRPVGARVCAVRPGAVEASATVLVAGRARAVALRIERRLSRWKVTHLEIG, from the coding sequence ATGACGCACTCCGTCCGCGCCGACCGCACGATGATCCGCACGTCCGCCGACCGACCCGCACACCGCCCCGCACAGGAGGACCCCATGACCACGCTCGCCCCCGCCCTCGCCCACGGACCGACCCGCCCCCGTCCCGTCTCCCGAACGGCCCCCTCCCGGCGCGACACCGAGTCCGCCCTGTTGCGCGGCCCCGCCCGCCGCATGTCGGCGGTGCCCACCGGGGAGGACCTGGTCCGGCGCGCAGAGCAGGAGGACGACCGGGAGGAGCTGCGCCGACTGCGCTCGCTCGCCGCCGTGGTCGCGGTGGCGTGCGTGGAGACCGAGGCCGGACGTCGCCCCGTGCGAGACCTCGCCGGCTGGCTGGCGCCCGAGACCTACGAGAAGATGTGCCGCCGCGTCGACCTGCTCGAGCGGACGGGCACACGCCCGCCGTCCGGCTCGGCCCCGCGGCCGGTGGGGGCCCGGGTCTGCGCGGTGCGCCCCGGGGCGGTGGAGGCCAGCGCCACCGTGCTCGTGGCCGGGCGGGCCCGAGCGGTCGCCCTGCGCATCGAGCGCCGCCTGAGCCGCTGGAAGGTGACGCACCTCGAGATCGGCTGA
- a CDS encoding LysM peptidoglycan-binding domain-containing protein, with protein sequence MSFVASQPPAAGVHAPRASALDVAALAVLAAAVPALGWAAATLLGPAAPTPDAALGRALGLGAAGLGLALAAWWALGLLGLAALALGRRTGHRGWSRLGERMTPALLRRAGAAVLGAQLLAAPAAWADAPPAPSAAVVDASWTSAAASPTLPDAAWTPGAPPTPQPGSPAAPRDTGDRPTVTVRAGDCLWDIAADELGPDATPREVDRRWREWHRHNRDLIGEDPNLILPGTVLTAPDFTPHVQRGGTP encoded by the coding sequence ATGTCATTCGTCGCATCACAGCCGCCCGCCGCAGGGGTCCACGCCCCGCGCGCCTCGGCCCTCGACGTCGCCGCGCTGGCGGTGCTGGCCGCGGCCGTGCCGGCCCTCGGCTGGGCCGCCGCCACGCTGCTGGGACCGGCCGCACCCACCCCGGACGCGGCGCTCGGTCGGGCCCTCGGCCTCGGCGCCGCCGGTCTCGGACTCGCACTCGCGGCCTGGTGGGCCCTGGGTCTCCTCGGCCTCGCGGCACTGGCCCTGGGCCGACGCACGGGGCACCGCGGCTGGTCTCGTCTGGGCGAGCGGATGACCCCCGCCCTGCTGCGCCGCGCCGGCGCGGCGGTGCTGGGCGCGCAGCTGCTCGCGGCCCCGGCGGCCTGGGCGGACGCCCCTCCCGCGCCGTCGGCCGCCGTGGTGGACGCGTCGTGGACGTCGGCCGCCGCCTCCCCGACGCTGCCGGACGCCGCCTGGACGCCTGGCGCCCCGCCGACGCCGCAGCCGGGCTCCCCCGCCGCCCCGCGTGACACGGGGGACCGTCCCACCGTCACCGTGCGGGCCGGGGACTGCCTGTGGGACATCGCAGCAGACGAGCTGGGCCCGGACGCCACCCCGCGCGAGGTCGACCGGCGGTGGCGGGAGTGGCACAGGCACAACCGGGACCTCATCGGCGAGGACCCGAACCTCATCCTCCCCGGGACGGTCCTGACCGCCCCCGACTTCACCCCGCACGTCCAGCGAGGCGGCACCCCATGA
- a CDS encoding helix-turn-helix domain-containing protein — MPQFLTLTDVAEVLNVSVGQARTLVRTGQLQAIQVGGRGQWRIEAGWLDEYVERQRELTRSRVAERTREDAGHGA, encoded by the coding sequence GTGCCGCAGTTCCTGACCCTCACCGACGTCGCCGAGGTGCTGAACGTCTCCGTCGGCCAGGCCCGGACCCTGGTGCGCACCGGGCAGCTCCAGGCGATCCAGGTGGGCGGCCGGGGCCAGTGGCGCATCGAGGCCGGCTGGTTGGACGAGTACGTCGAGCGGCAGCGCGAGCTGACCCGCTCCCGCGTGGCCGAGCGGACGCGCGAGGACGCCGGGCACGGCGCCTGA
- a CDS encoding flagellar biosynthesis protein FlgA produces the protein MTTDPTAPAEGARLRRPRWRDPRLLVGLVLVLASLAGVTAIVAGAQRTQTYWAAARDLAPGAPVPADAFVPVDANLADAAGHYLRADAPAPAGKVVGAVVRAGELVPADALADVDPQRRRPVGVQLAEPLPAGTSAGDRVDVWVAARQDDGRDYEAPRRIAEGLEISELTEAEGGFGTGATTRLQLMAGEDVLAQLLDAKVSEARITVVPALGEG, from the coding sequence ATGACCACCGATCCGACCGCGCCCGCCGAGGGGGCACGACTGCGCCGCCCCCGCTGGCGCGACCCCCGTCTGCTCGTGGGGCTCGTGCTCGTGCTCGCCTCCCTGGCCGGGGTGACGGCGATCGTCGCCGGTGCTCAGCGGACGCAGACGTACTGGGCGGCCGCCCGCGACCTCGCGCCGGGGGCTCCCGTTCCCGCGGATGCGTTCGTCCCCGTGGACGCCAACCTCGCCGACGCCGCGGGACACTACCTCCGGGCGGATGCCCCGGCCCCGGCGGGCAAGGTCGTCGGCGCGGTCGTGCGGGCCGGGGAGCTGGTGCCCGCGGACGCCCTGGCGGACGTGGACCCGCAGCGCCGCCGCCCCGTGGGGGTGCAGCTGGCCGAGCCGCTGCCCGCCGGCACGTCCGCGGGGGACCGCGTCGACGTGTGGGTCGCCGCCCGGCAGGATGACGGGCGGGACTACGAGGCACCCCGACGGATCGCCGAGGGCCTCGAGATCTCCGAGCTGACGGAGGCCGAGGGCGGCTTCGGCACCGGCGCCACGACGCGCCTGCAGCTGATGGCGGGCGAGGACGTGCTCGCGCAGCTGCTGGACGCCAAGGTCTCCGAGGCGCGCATCACCGTGGTCCCCGCCCTCGGGGAGGGCTGA
- a CDS encoding AAA family ATPase yields MRVALATTLMPGRDHVGPLEQAQAEVTVVRRAEDLAELLAAARSGLVDAVLVAGDLSALARGFVDEVREAPRPVAVVAMGEVRAERERVRTLGVPCLSADADPLALAAAVQSAVRARLTGARPELGSETPPADPPAPAPGTPDGGDPEAVRVAAVRDREGTPRLPEPNPVRVDALAASEVDALFTEETSPVAAADEAGPASPDAAGPDAVTASPADTAPEDGPEGGPERGRTGRTVAVWGPTGAPGRTTVAVNLAAESAVAGLRTLLVDLDTYGPSVGVHLGLTEETAGLARAVHRAERGSVTREDLVDAAVRVRVAGGDLDVLTGLTRPDRWPEVRPGALREVLQAARDGWDRVVLDLGFCVEEDEELSFDVPAPQRNGATLAGLAAADRVLVVGGADAVAMPRLLRAVEALPAGVEQDRVRVVVNRVRPQASGVAPQAQVAGVWERYGPPIPLVAQLPWDPGAADRALLGGQVLAEAAPGSALRAAVLELARLDPAVAARTQSAGRGRRPAVRGLRRRLAPWSAPSPRTP; encoded by the coding sequence GTGCGCGTCGCGCTGGCCACCACGCTGATGCCCGGCCGGGACCACGTGGGACCCCTGGAGCAGGCCCAGGCCGAGGTCACGGTCGTCCGCCGTGCCGAGGACCTCGCCGAGCTCCTCGCCGCAGCCCGGTCGGGACTGGTCGACGCCGTGCTCGTGGCGGGTGACCTGAGCGCCCTCGCGCGGGGCTTCGTCGACGAGGTCCGCGAGGCGCCGCGGCCCGTGGCCGTGGTCGCCATGGGCGAAGTGCGGGCCGAGCGCGAGCGGGTCCGCACCCTCGGCGTCCCCTGTCTCTCCGCCGACGCCGACCCGCTGGCCCTGGCGGCCGCGGTCCAGTCGGCCGTCCGGGCCCGTCTGACGGGCGCGCGTCCGGAGCTGGGCTCGGAGACGCCCCCGGCGGATCCTCCCGCGCCCGCACCCGGCACCCCGGACGGCGGCGACCCCGAGGCGGTCCGCGTGGCCGCCGTCCGGGACCGCGAGGGCACCCCACGCCTCCCGGAGCCGAACCCCGTGCGCGTGGACGCCCTGGCCGCGAGCGAGGTCGACGCGCTCTTCACCGAGGAGACGTCCCCTGTCGCCGCCGCGGACGAGGCGGGGCCGGCGTCGCCGGACGCGGCCGGACCGGACGCCGTCACGGCGTCGCCGGCCGACACGGCGCCCGAGGACGGCCCCGAGGGCGGCCCCGAACGGGGGCGGACAGGTCGGACCGTCGCGGTCTGGGGGCCCACCGGCGCGCCCGGGCGCACCACGGTCGCCGTCAACCTGGCGGCCGAGTCCGCCGTCGCGGGACTGCGCACCCTGCTCGTAGACCTGGACACCTACGGCCCGTCCGTCGGGGTGCACCTGGGGCTGACGGAGGAGACGGCGGGGCTGGCCCGCGCCGTCCACCGCGCGGAGCGCGGCAGCGTCACACGGGAGGACCTCGTGGACGCGGCCGTCCGGGTGCGGGTCGCCGGCGGCGACCTGGACGTCCTCACCGGGCTCACCCGGCCCGACCGGTGGCCCGAGGTGCGCCCGGGCGCGCTGCGGGAGGTCCTCCAGGCCGCCCGCGACGGCTGGGACCGGGTGGTCCTGGACCTCGGGTTCTGCGTCGAGGAGGACGAGGAGCTCTCCTTCGACGTCCCCGCCCCGCAGCGCAACGGCGCCACCCTCGCCGGCCTCGCCGCCGCGGACCGGGTGCTCGTGGTCGGGGGTGCCGACGCGGTGGCCATGCCCCGCCTGCTGCGCGCCGTGGAGGCCCTGCCGGCGGGTGTCGAGCAGGACCGCGTCCGGGTCGTCGTCAACCGGGTGCGGCCGCAGGCCTCCGGGGTGGCCCCGCAGGCCCAGGTGGCGGGCGTCTGGGAGCGGTACGGCCCGCCGATCCCGCTCGTCGCCCAGCTCCCCTGGGACCCGGGTGCGGCCGACCGGGCGCTGCTGGGCGGCCAGGTCCTCGCGGAGGCGGCCCCGGGCAGCGCGCTGCGCGCCGCCGTCCTCGAGCTGGCCCGCCTGGACCCGGCGGTGGCGGCCCGCACGCAGAGCGCGGGCAGGGGTCGTCGGCCGGCCGTGCGCGGCCTGCGTCGTAGGCTGGCCCCATGGTCAGCACCATCGCCTCGGACCCCCTGA